Sequence from the Verrucomicrobiota bacterium genome:
ACCTCTCCCGGAGAGTCCTCAAGCCTGAACTACGAACCAAAAAAAAGAAAACCTTCCTTCCGGAAGGCTTTTCGAACAGGGTCTAGCACGGAAGGCTTCTCTCAAACGGATCCCAAAATCAGTCTCCAGCGCACGGGCACCAATGCGCTGGAACTCCACATATCGGCAGCAGCAGGTGAATCGTTTCATATCGATACCTCTCCCGACCTGAAAGGGTGGGAGGGTTTGGTCGATGTGGTTACCGGAACAGAACCAACAACGATGGTCATCCCGCTCGGCCCCACTCCCCGGTTTTATCGCCTGACCACAGCCGATAGTGTCTACCTGATCGGCACCCCTGGAGATGATACCATTAACGGCGGCCGCGGAGATGACCAGATTGATGGTGCCGGAGGGAACGATACGCTCAGCGGGGGATCGGGCAGGGACCGTTTTTTTTATACTTCGGGCGATGCCGATGGGAGCACAGACTTGATCACCGACTTTGTTCCGGGAGAAGGTGGAGACGTCCTGGACCTCACGGGTGTCCTCGATGGAGCCACAGTGGAAAATTTAAACGCCTTTCTGCGAGTAACCAATGACGGTTCCAGCTCCTTGATCAGCATCAACCGGGATGGTCAGGGGGAAGTTTTCGACGACCTCGCCATCAGACTCGAAGGGCACGCTATAACCCAGTCCGACCTGGCAGAATGGTATTCAAACGGAAATCTCATTATTTCAGAGTTATTCAACTGGGAACCTTCCGGAGGTGACGCCACGATAGACGGGGGTCCCGGGATGGATGTGGTAACGGTCAAAATCCCGGAACCCGGGCCGGAACAATTACCCTTGGCATTACGTGTTTCGGCTCTACCCGACGGCCGTATAGAAATCAAGCTGTCCGACGATTCCATCCTTATCGTCGAAAACGTCGAAGATCTCATAATCATTGGTACCAGTTTCGATGACCATGTTCTTGTCTCCGGTGATTTCGCCCAAACAGACCTTGCACCTGATACGATCCTTATCCAGGGATCCGACGGAGACGACCTCCTGGAGGCCGTTGAACTGACATCCGACCACCACGTTATCATTCGGGGCGAGGGCGGAGATGACACCCTCATCGGCGGTGCCTCGGACGACGAGCTTGTCGGGGGACCCGGGAACGACCAATTGACCGGCTCCACCGGCTTCGACATCGCGGATTACCCGAACGAATCCGTCTGGGATTTCATCGTTTCAGACCTTGCACTGGGGAGCGCCTTTGTCACCGATATCAATACGGCCAACGGAGACCTGGGTGTAGATACGCTTGAAGAGATTGAAAGAATTTCCTTCAGTGATGCCTTCATTGATCTCGATGGCTTAAATCATGCACCCTTCATCCGTGAGCT
This genomic interval carries:
- a CDS encoding ABC transporter substrate-binding protein, whose product is TSPGESSSLNYEPKKRKPSFRKAFRTGSSTEGFSQTDPKISLQRTGTNALELHISAAAGESFHIDTSPDLKGWEGLVDVVTGTEPTTMVIPLGPTPRFYRLTTADSVYLIGTPGDDTINGGRGDDQIDGAGGNDTLSGGSGRDRFFYTSGDADGSTDLITDFVPGEGGDVLDLTGVLDGATVENLNAFLRVTNDGSSSLISINRDGQGEVFDDLAIRLEGHAITQSDLAEWYSNGNLIISELFNWEPSGGDATIDGGPGMDVVTVKIPEPGPEQLPLALRVSALPDGRIEIKLSDDSILIVENVEDLIIIGTSFDDHVLVSGDFAQTDLAPDTILIQGSDGDDLLEAVELTSDHHVIIRGEGGDDTLIGGASDDELVGGPGNDQLTGSTGFDIADYPNESVWDFIVSDLALGSAFVTDINTANGDLGVDTLEEIERISFSDAFIDLDGLNHAPFIRELEVEVAENEPAGPIGMVSALDVDGDDLAFEIVEGNDAGLFALDSSTGQLSTTTGLDYETYGRHKLSIRAVDPGGRSVTGRVVVDVLDRADANDSLAPTRLAEIIKVAVGTGSDRALESVAGRDGGWFRVGYQQYDMDRLLVQSFDPFGDLSQNPHEVGNLNVGGIGPIRTLDMYDQLVGIAYLDFTSDSEVHARVESGSLKPVQGGAALDIETILQLQPDLILTSITGEGIYDDHPKLERANLPVVLTAGYMESHPLARSEWIKVVAAMVDKEDEAGAFFNQVAQKYESLKALTQAVERKPTVFSNAPYAGVWHIPGGASYNAQAFADAGSNYLWATNDSPGGVPLDFEVILNKAANADIWLNPGAYKTRASLLTLDSRFTGFRSFREGTIFNNSLRVNAHGGNDMWERGINHPEEVLADLIKIFHPELLPEHEFIYYEKLK